The following coding sequences lie in one Arthrobacter sp. SLBN-122 genomic window:
- the rpsB gene encoding 30S ribosomal protein S2, whose product MPVVTMRQLLDSGVHFGHQTRRWNPKMKRFIFTERNGIYIIDLQQSLSYIDRAYEFVKATVAHGGTVLFVGTKKQAQEAIAEQATRVGQPYVNQRWLGGMLTNFQTVAKRIQRMKELEEIDFDDVAGSAYTKKELLLLKRELTKLESNLGGIRNLTKAPSVLWVVDTKKEHLAVDEAKKLNIPVVAILDTNCDPDEVDFPIPGNDDAIRSVNLLTRVVADAVAEGLIARNNRGTGATEAPEEPLAEWERELLEGNKAEAAAAPAEAAAAPAAPAEEAEAPAAAEAPAEDAK is encoded by the coding sequence ATGCCCGTCGTAACCATGCGCCAGCTGCTTGACAGCGGCGTCCACTTTGGACACCAGACCCGCCGTTGGAACCCGAAGATGAAGCGCTTCATCTTCACCGAGCGCAACGGCATCTACATCATCGACCTTCAGCAGTCGCTGTCCTACATCGACCGTGCCTACGAGTTCGTCAAGGCCACTGTCGCCCACGGCGGCACCGTGCTCTTCGTCGGCACCAAGAAGCAGGCCCAGGAAGCAATTGCCGAGCAGGCAACCCGCGTGGGCCAGCCCTACGTCAACCAGCGCTGGCTCGGCGGTATGCTGACCAACTTCCAGACGGTCGCCAAGCGCATCCAGCGCATGAAGGAACTCGAAGAGATCGACTTCGACGACGTCGCCGGTTCCGCTTACACCAAGAAGGAACTGCTGCTCCTCAAGCGCGAGCTCACCAAGCTGGAGTCCAACCTGGGCGGTATCCGCAACCTGACCAAGGCTCCCTCCGTGCTCTGGGTTGTCGACACCAAGAAGGAACACCTCGCCGTTGACGAGGCCAAGAAGCTGAACATCCCGGTTGTGGCCATCCTGGACACCAACTGCGATCCGGATGAAGTCGACTTCCCGATCCCGGGCAACGACGACGCCATCCGCTCCGTGAACCTCCTGACCCGCGTTGTCGCCGACGCCGTTGCAGAGGGCCTGATCGCCCGCAACAACCGCGGCACGGGCGCCACCGAAGCTCCGGAAGAGCCGCTGGCCGAATGGGAGCGCGAGCTCCTCGAAGGCAACAAGGCAGAAGCCGCTGCAGCTCC